Proteins encoded within one genomic window of Polaribacter sp. NJDZ03:
- a CDS encoding RNA polymerase sigma factor RpoD/SigA → MRQLKIVKQVTNRDAKSLEKYFQEISKIGLITADEEVELALEIKKGDNRALDKLVTANLRFVVSVAKQYQGQGLKLSDLINEGNLGLVKAAKRFDETRGFKFISYAVWWIRQSIMSALAEQSRIVRLPLNKIGSINKIRKIYARLEQGEQRMPTNKEIAKQLDMTEDEVEQSLKNSGRHVSMDAPFKEGEDSNLYNVLQSDESPRPDKNLMKQSLSIEINRALDTLSNKEAKVIKMFYGINLPSSYSLTEIGATIDLSRERVRQVKQKAIRRLQHQSKTHLLKTYLG, encoded by the coding sequence ATGAGACAACTTAAAATTGTAAAACAAGTAACCAATCGTGACGCCAAATCTTTAGAGAAATATTTTCAAGAAATTAGTAAAATTGGGCTAATAACTGCTGATGAAGAAGTAGAACTAGCTTTAGAAATAAAAAAAGGAGATAATAGAGCGTTAGATAAACTTGTTACCGCAAATTTAAGGTTTGTTGTTTCTGTTGCAAAACAATATCAAGGACAAGGTTTAAAATTGTCTGATTTAATAAACGAAGGAAATTTAGGTCTTGTAAAAGCTGCAAAACGTTTTGACGAAACAAGAGGTTTTAAATTTATCTCTTATGCCGTTTGGTGGATTCGTCAATCTATTATGTCTGCTTTAGCAGAACAATCTCGTATTGTACGTTTGCCTTTAAACAAAATTGGTAGCATTAATAAAATACGAAAAATATATGCTCGTTTAGAACAAGGAGAGCAAAGAATGCCTACCAATAAAGAAATTGCAAAGCAGTTAGACATGACTGAAGATGAGGTAGAGCAATCTTTAAAAAATTCTGGTAGACATGTATCTATGGATGCACCTTTTAAAGAAGGAGAAGATTCTAACTTATACAACGTATTACAGTCTGACGAGTCTCCTAGACCCGACAAAAACTTAATGAAGCAATCTTTATCCATTGAAATAAACAGAGCCTTAGACACGCTTTCTAACAAGGAAGCAAAAGTGATAAAAATGTTTTACGGCATTAATCTTCCTAGTTCTTATAGCTTAACGGAAATTGGAGCAACGATTGATTTATCTAGAGAGAGAGTCCGCCAAGTAAAACAAAAAGCAATTAGACGCTTACAACATCAATCTAAAACACATCTTTTAAAAACATATTTAGGGTAA
- a CDS encoding TonB-dependent receptor, giving the protein MKKITFFLFLFAGIFANAQSLTLKGKVVDEHNESLPGATILVKENNKGTSTDFDGKFQLNLLKGDYTIQVSFIGYNTVSKEIHLDKNNEIEFTLVPNATVLEEVLVSAVRVNADVPVTFSNLSKKEIATRNLGQDIPILLNYMPSVVSSSDAGAGVGYTYMSVRGSNGERINVTVNGIPYNDAESHGSFWVNLGDFASSTENLQLQRGVGTSTNGSGAFGASLNILTDAVAEEAGGEISNSFGSYGTRKHTVKFTTGKINDHIEIAGRLSNIYSDGYVDRASSDIKSYYLQGSYTDENTLIKAVTFGGKEVTYQAWEGLTADQLKEDRRQNPYTYENEVDDYDQNHYQLHWNEKLNENWSTNLALNYTKGAGFFEQYKADTEVISDLDEDGTLDFDNYNGILEGTKIKTVENEDGSTSLIPITDAIVRRWLENDFYVVNFNTNYKTDKLNLISGISYSNYTGNHFGEVIWGKEFTDTASIRDQYYFSDAKKTDFSIFAKATFDISEKLSGYADVQGRFVTYETKGITSKRAPIDVDANFNFFNPKVGLTYKINDDNNLYTSFAVANREPNRNDFEAGVTTHETLNDLEFGWRFKSENFKLNSNIYYMNYKNQLVLTGALDDVGAPVRATSGDSYRLGLEIDADIRVSDQFSIKPNVAFSSNKNRDFFITRDANPIPQALGNTDLSFSPDIIAGNMFIFKPIDNLQFSFLSKFVGKQYMSNFGSAISDNDVLNDYFTSDFNIVYQITPNKVFKSIVFSALVNNIFNTEYVDRGYYYTYDYTDNGNTVTGDGAGYYPQATRNFLVGVTLKF; this is encoded by the coding sequence ATGAAAAAAATCACATTTTTTTTATTCTTGTTTGCAGGTATATTTGCAAACGCCCAGTCGCTTACTTTAAAAGGAAAAGTAGTAGACGAACACAATGAATCTTTGCCAGGAGCCACTATTTTGGTGAAAGAAAACAACAAAGGAACTTCTACCGATTTTGATGGAAAGTTTCAATTAAATCTACTAAAAGGAGACTACACCATTCAGGTTTCATTTATTGGTTACAACACCGTTTCTAAAGAAATTCATTTAGACAAAAACAATGAAATTGAGTTTACTTTAGTTCCAAATGCCACGGTTTTAGAAGAAGTTTTGGTTTCTGCAGTTCGTGTAAATGCTGATGTGCCAGTAACATTTTCTAATCTTTCTAAAAAGGAAATCGCAACCCGTAATTTAGGTCAGGATATTCCTATTCTGCTTAATTATATGCCTTCTGTGGTTTCATCATCAGATGCTGGTGCAGGTGTTGGTTATACCTACATGAGTGTGCGTGGTTCTAACGGAGAAAGAATTAATGTTACCGTAAACGGAATACCGTATAATGATGCTGAAAGTCACGGTTCTTTTTGGGTGAATTTAGGAGATTTTGCTTCTTCTACAGAGAATTTACAATTGCAACGTGGTGTAGGAACCTCAACCAATGGTTCTGGTGCTTTTGGTGCGAGTTTAAATATTTTAACAGATGCTGTTGCCGAGGAAGCTGGTGGAGAAATATCCAACTCTTTTGGTTCTTACGGAACTAGAAAACATACCGTAAAATTTACAACAGGTAAAATTAACGACCACATAGAAATTGCAGGTCGTTTGTCTAATATTTATTCTGATGGTTATGTAGATAGAGCAAGCTCTGATATAAAATCGTACTATTTACAAGGTAGTTATACCGATGAAAACACATTGATAAAAGCGGTTACTTTTGGTGGAAAAGAAGTTACGTACCAAGCTTGGGAAGGTTTAACGGCAGATCAACTTAAAGAAGATAGAAGACAGAATCCTTATACGTATGAGAATGAAGTGGATGATTATGACCAAAACCATTACCAATTACATTGGAATGAAAAGTTAAACGAAAACTGGTCTACTAATTTAGCGTTGAACTATACAAAAGGTGCTGGATTTTTTGAGCAATACAAAGCAGATACAGAAGTAATTAGTGATTTAGATGAAGACGGTACATTAGATTTTGATAATTATAATGGTATCTTAGAAGGAACAAAGATAAAAACTGTAGAAAATGAAGACGGTAGTACTTCTTTAATACCGATTACAGATGCTATTGTAAGACGTTGGTTAGAAAACGATTTTTATGTAGTGAATTTTAACACCAATTACAAAACGGATAAACTGAATCTAATTTCAGGAATTTCATATTCTAATTATACAGGAAACCACTTTGGTGAAGTAATTTGGGGAAAAGAGTTTACAGATACCGCAAGCATTAGAGATCAATATTATTTTTCTGACGCTAAGAAAACAGATTTTTCAATCTTTGCAAAAGCAACTTTTGATATTAGTGAGAAATTATCTGGTTATGCAGATGTACAAGGACGTTTTGTAACTTATGAAACCAAAGGAATTACTTCTAAAAGAGCTCCAATTGACGTTGATGCAAACTTTAATTTCTTTAATCCGAAGGTTGGTTTAACTTATAAAATTAACGACGATAATAATTTATATACTTCTTTTGCAGTTGCAAATAGAGAGCCAAACAGAAATGATTTTGAAGCCGGAGTTACCACACACGAAACTTTAAATGATTTAGAATTTGGATGGAGATTTAAGTCGGAAAACTTTAAATTAAACTCCAATATTTATTATATGAATTATAAAAACCAGTTGGTATTAACTGGTGCTTTAGATGATGTTGGCGCGCCTGTAAGAGCGACTTCTGGAGACAGCTACCGTTTAGGTTTAGAAATAGATGCAGATATTAGGGTTTCAGATCAATTTTCTATAAAACCGAATGTTGCTTTTAGTTCTAATAAAAACAGAGACTTTTTTATTACGAGAGATGCAAACCCAATTCCGCAAGCATTAGGAAATACAGATTTGTCTTTTTCTCCGGATATTATTGCAGGAAACATGTTTATTTTTAAACCAATAGACAATCTACAGTTCTCTTTCTTATCTAAATTTGTTGGCAAACAATACATGAGTAATTTTGGAAGTGCTATTTCTGATAACGATGTTTTAAACGATTATTTTACGTCTGATTTTAATATTGTGTATCAAATAACACCAAACAAAGTATTTAAATCGATTGTATTTTCTGCTTTGGTAAATAATATTTTTAATACAGAATATGTAGACAGAGGTTATTATTACACGTATGATTATACTGATAATGGAAATACAGTTACTGGTGACGGAGCAGGTTATTACCCACAAGCTACTAGAAACTTCTTAGTTGGCGTTACCTTAAAGTTTTAA